The Kribbella sp. HUAS MG21 genome includes the window TACTTCGCCGTCGCCGTCCACGCCGGCCCGATGACCGACTTCGACTGCACGTACGGCGCCCTCGGCAGCCACGTCGCGGAGTACTGCGAGGTCGCTCCCGGGCCGATCCGCGAGCTGTACCCGATCGGCCCGGGAGACGTTCCCGATCCGGCCGACTACCTCACCGAGGTCTGCTGGCCGATCCAGCGGATCCCTGTCCTGAAAGGCTGAACCATGGCTGTATCGCTCGAGAGCGTCGTCTTCGACTGCGCCGACGCCCAGACCCTCGCGACGTTCTGGGCCGGCGTGCTGTCGTCCGAGGTCGACGCTGACGGCAACCAGTACTTCGCGACCGTGAACCGGACCGCGCCGGGCACGACGCTGATGTTCATCCAGGTCCCCGAGCCGCGCACGGGCAAGAACCGGCTGCACGTCGACCTGGCCGCCACCGAGTGGGCCGCCGAGATCGACCGGCTGGTCGGGCTGGGCGCGAAGCGCGTCGACGAGCACGACGAGTACGGCACGCACTGGATCACCCTCGCCGACCCCGAGGGCAACGTCTTCGACGTGGCCGAGCACAAGGGCTGAGGACGGCCGTTTCCGGGGATTGCCAGGCAACCGTTCGGGGAGGAGGGTGAGAAGTGTCCGGCGGCGCCGCCGGGGCGCTGCCCCTAGCGTAAGGGGGTGGATCGTGTACGCGCGTTCCACCACGATCAATGCCGCGCCGGTGTCGGTCGACGCCGGTATCGCGCAGGTGCGCGACGAGGTGATGCCGAGGATCCTGGAGATGGACGGCTGCATCGGCCTGTCGATGATCGTCGACCGGGACTCCGGCCGCTGTATCGCCACCAGCGCCTGGCAGTCGGAGGAGGCGATGCGCGCCTCCGACGAAGAGCTCCGGCCGGTCCGGGACCGGATCGCGGAAACGATGGGCGGCGGGAACCCGTCCGTGCAGGAGTGGGAGATCGCCGTCCTGCACCGTGACCACCGATCGGTCGCCGGTGCGTGCGTCCGGGCGACCTGGGTGAAGGTCGATCCAGGGACCATGGAGCGGGCGATCGACGTCTACAAGATGGCGTCGCTGCCGCGGCTCGAGGACCTGGCCGGGTTCTGCAGTGCGAGCCTGCTGGTCGACCGCGCCTCCGGCAAGGCGGTGTCGTCGGTGACCTACGACAGCATGGAGGCGATGGACAGCAGCCGCGAGGCGGCCGCGTCGATGCGGGCGGCGACCTCGAAGGATGCCGGCGCGGAGGTCCTGGACGTCGGTGAGTTCGAGCTCGTCATCGCGCATTTACGAGTCCCTGAGCTCACCTGATCGATCCTCAGGGGGCGTGACCGAAGGCGGCCGTGAACGCTTCCCGGAAGAGGTCCACGAGGTCGGCCTCGCCGTCGGCGGCGGCCCAGCGGAGCAAGGCGGTGTGAGTGACCCCGAGTACGGCGCTCGCGGCAGCGCGGGCGCCGTACTCGAGGCTGGGGTCGTCGGCGCAGATCGCGTTGACGAACGCCTCCTGGAGGCGGAACTGGCTGTCGAGGTGCCGCGCCTGCAGGGCGGGCGTCGCGATCATCAGGCGGAGTCGCGCGAGCAGTAGCTCGTGTTCGTTCGCGGCCGCCAGTTCGAGGATGGCCAGCGTGGTGCGGCCGATGCGGTCGGTGAGTGAGCCGGTCGCGGGCAGCGCCGTGAGCGTGCTCGCGGTCAGCTGCTCGAAGTCGTCGTACAGGACCAGGTCTTCCTTGGTGGGGAAGTTCCGGTAGACGGTCATCGCCGAGACCCCGGCGGCGTCGGCCACGTCGTTGACCGTGGTGGCGTCGTACCCGCGGTCGGTGAACAGGCGGAGCGCCTGGCGCTGGATGCGGTGCCGGGTGTCGGCCCGCTGGCGGTCGCGCAAGCTCATGTGGTAGATACTAACAACATGATAGTTTCTAACATGAACGACAGGGTCGCGCTCGTGACCGGGGCGTCGCGGGGCATCGGCCGGGCGATCGCGGAGCGGCTGGCCGCGGCGGGTGCCGAGGTGGCGGTGCATTACCACCGGGACAAGGCGGGGGCCGAGGAGACGCTGGCGCGGATCGGCGGGCGCGGGTTCGTGGTCGGCGCCGAGCTCGGGGTGCCCGGGGACGTCGACGCGGTGCTGGAGCAGGTGACGGCCGGGCTGGCGGGGCGCCGGCTGGACGTGCTCGTGAACAACGCGGCCGCGTCGCCTGCGGGGCCGATCGGCACGGACTCGGAGGCGGCCTTCGACCGGTTGATGGCCGTGAACGTGCGGGCGCCGTACTTCCTGATCCAGCGGCTGCTGCCGGTGCTGGCCGACGACGGGCGGATCGTGTCGATCACGTCGGTCGCGACCCGGATGGCGAACCCGGCGCAGACCTCGTTCGCGATGACCAAGGGCGCGCTGGAGACGATGACGCGGACGCTCGCGCAGGAGCTCGGCGCGCGCGGTATCACCGTGAACGCCGTCGCGCCCGGCGCGACCCGGACCGAGGCGAACGGCGAGATCTTCGAGGCGCCCGGGTTGACGGAGCTGATCGTCGCGCACACCGCGCTCGGCCGGCTCGGCAGTGGTGAGGACGTCGCCGAGGTGGTCGCGTTCCTGGCGTCACCGGCGGCGCGGTGGATCACCGGACAGGTCGTCGACGCGTCCGGCGGCCTGCACCTCGGGGTCGGCTAGGGCTTCAGGGTCGGCTAGGGCGTTGACTCGGTGTCCAGAAAGAGTTGTACGGCGGGGTGGGTGCGGAGCGCCGTACCGGGGTGGTCGGGGCCGATCGGTTGCGTGAGGGTGTCCTGGACCGCCTGGCGCTTGACCGCTCCGGGAACCGAGCCGATCAGCGCGTGCGCGTTCAGCAGCCGGGGGATGGTCACCGTGACCGCGTGCGTCGGGACCTCGGCCAGCGTGGGGAAGTTGCCCTCGTCGACCTGCTGGCGGCGGCTGGTCTCGTCCAGGGCGACGAGCCGCGCGGCCTGCGGGTCGCCGAAGTCCGCGGGCGGGTCGTTGAACGCGAGGTGGCCGTTGACGCCGAGGCCGAACAGGACCAGGTCGAACGGCTCGTCACCCATCAGCGCCGCGTAGGCGTCCGGGCCGTCCTCCGGTACGAGCGGGTGGAACGTGGCCTGCGGCACCTGGTCGAGGAAGGTGCGGCGCAACCAGCTTCGGAACGCCTGCGGCGCGTCCGGCGCGAGACCGACGTACTCGTCCATGTGGAAGCACTCGACCTTGCTCCAGTCGACGTCGGGTTCGGCGGCGAGTGCGGTCAGCGTCGCGGTCTGGCTCGGCGCCGCGGCCAGCATGATCCGCGCCCGTCCGCTGTGCGCGATCGCCTGCCGGATCGTCGCGGCGGCCAGGCCGCCCGCGACCCGGCCCAGGTCCGTCCGGTCCTGGCAGACCCTGACCTGAGGAGCGTGCTCGGCCGCGACTGTCATCCAACCCTCCAAGGGTGCGTCCACTGGGTCGCCCAAGACTTTCACACGTTCGCGGGACCGGTCAGGTGCTGAGGTAGGTGACGACGGCGCGGATCCGGCGGTTCAAGCCGGGCGAGTGCGAGAGGCCGAGCTTGTCGAAGATCGAGTTGGCGTGCTTCTCGACGGCGCTCGGGCTGATGAACAGCCGGCCGGCGATGCTGCTGTTGTTGTGGCCCTCGGCCATGGCGGCCAGGACCTCGCGCTCGCGACCGGTGAGCTTCTCCAGCGGGTCGGTGTGCGTGGTGCGGGACAGCAGTTGGCGGACGACCTCGGGGTCGAGCGCGACACCGCCGGAGCCGACCCGGTCGAGCGCGTCGAGGAACTCCTCGACCCGCATCACCCGGTCCTTGAGCAGGTACCCGACGCGCTCCTGGCCGGACGTGATCAGCTCGCCGGCGTACGACTTCTCGACGTACTGCGACAGCACGAGCACGCCGACCGCCGGCCAGGTCTCGCGGATCGTGAGCGCGGCGCGCAGGCCCTCGTCGGTGTGCGTCGGCGGCATCCGTACGTCGACACACACGACGTCGGGCAACGCACCGGCCGCGTCCGCGGTGCGTACCGCGGTGACGAGCGCGTCGCCGTCGCCGACCGCGTCGAGGACCTCATGGCCCTCCTCGACGAGCAACCGGACCAGGCCCTCGCGCAACAGGGTCGAGTCTTCGGCCAGGATCACGCGCATGGGAACTCCGCCTGGATGGTGGTCGGGCCGCCGGGTGGGCTGGACACGGTCAGCTTGCCGTCGTTGGCGACGACGCGGCCGGCCAGACCGGTGAGACCGCGGCCGGTGACGTCGGCGCCGCCCTTGCCGTCGTCGGTCACGGTGACGAGGAGGCCTGGTGGCTGCGAGGTCGTGGGTGTGAGTGTGATGTCGATCTTGTTCGCCCCGGAGTGTTTGACGGCGTTGGTCAGCGCCTCGGAGATGACGAAGTACGCCGCGGTCTCGACACCGGCGGGTGGCCGGGCGGGCAGGTCGTAGTGCAGTCGGACGGGGATGCCGGATCGCTCCGTGAGGGCGGCCAGCACTTCCTCCAGGCCCAGCTTGTCGAGCGCGGTCGGGTAGACGCGCCAGGCGACGTCCCGGAGATCGGCCAGCGCCAGCTCGGACTCCTCGTGGGCCTGGCGCACCAGGTCTCCCGCGAGGACCGGGTCCTGGGCGCGACGGGCACGACTGAGCAGCAGTCCGAGCGCGACCAGACGCTGCTGGAGGCCGTCGTGCAGGTCGCGCTCGATCCGGCGGCGTTCCTCGTTGACGACCTCGACGACCTCGGCCCGGCTCACGGTCAGCTCGGAGATCCGGCGGGTCAGCGCCTCCTCCACGGACGGGGTGAGGTGCCGGCGCGCCAGCTTGGTGTCGAGGTCCACGACGCCGGCCAGGCCCATCACATTGATGTAGAGCAGCAGCGCGCCGGGGACCGCCGCCACCGCCATGGTCTCGGTGGAGACCCGGTCGGCGCTCTCGATGTAGCCCCAGGAGCCGTCGAACAGCCACGCGCTGACCATCGTCCCCGCCACCGCCAGCCCGTAGAGCAGGAGCAGCACGACCAGGCCGCCGAGCGCGCCGATCGGCCAGCGGCGGAGCAGGTACGCCCACGCGGCGCGGTCGTCGTACGGACCGAGGTCGCGGATGCCGTGGAACCGGTCGAGTCGCCACACCTCGACCGCCGACAGTTGCCGTGCGCAACGATGAACGAGGTGCTCGACACGCGCGCGGGTGCGCGGCGTCACACCGGCCGCGACCAGCGCGAGCGCGCCGGAAACGACCGCCAGCAACTCGAACGGGGCCAGCAGTGCGCCGGCCGTCAGCCCGGCCAGGCCCGCCGCGCCGCGCCGTACCGGACCAGGTCGTTGCCGCATGCTCGCAAGCGTAGCGGGCACCGGAGGAGGAGAAACTGCGGTTTTCCTCAGGTCTGTACTGTGGAAAACCGTTCGGAAGACGGCGGTCGGCCGCAGTGTGCCGGTGGCTCCGCGGACCTAGCGTCGTCGCCATGTTGACGACGACGAATCTGGGGACGATGACCGCAGCGCAAGCGACGCAGGAGCCGACCGGCGGGGTGGCCGGCTGGGCGATCGAGCTGATGGAGCGGCTCGGCGCGCCCGGCGCGGGACTGGCGGTCGCGTTGGAGAACTTGTTCCCCCCGCTGCCGAGCGAGGTGATCCTGCCGCTGGCCGGATTCGCTGCCAGCCGCGGCGACCTCGGGCTGCTCAGCGCAATCGTGTTCACCACGCTGGGGTCGGTCGTCGGCGCGCTCGCGTTGTACGGCGTCGGCGCGGTGCTCGGCCGGGACCGGACCCGGGCGCTCGCGGAGAAGCTGCCGCTGGTCAAGCTGCGCGACGTCGACAAGGCCGAGAGCTGGTTCGCGCGGCACGGTCCGAAGGCGGTGCTGATCGGCCGGCTGGTGCCGGTGGTGCGGAGCCTGATCTCGGTGCCGGCCGGGGTCGAGCGGATGCGGGTCGCGGTGTTCCTGCCGCTGACCGCGATCGGGAGCCTGGGGTGGAACTCGTTGCTGATCACCGCCGGCCACCAGCTCGGCGAGCGCTGGCATCTGGTGGAGTCGTCGGTCGGCGTGTTCCAGAAGCTCGTGATCGTCGCGGCGGTGCTGGCCGTGGTGGCGTTCGTCGTGGTGAAGGTCCGCGCGCGTTCGGATACTGGTTCGGATACTGGTTCGAATACTGAGAAAGTCCAGTAGCGGGCTCGACTTTGACTACGCTCGAGGGAGTTGCTTCCGAGCGTTCAGGAGTTGGGTCAGATGCCGTCAGCCGGGTTGGAGTCGCAGGTCGTGCCGGAGCCGCCGGCCTGGCCGCAGTCCGTGGTCACCGTGGTGGGCAATCCGCGGGCCGGTTCGCGGACAGCGGCCGCCGCGGCGTCCGTCGCCGAATTGCTCGCGTCCGAGCTCGGCACGCCGTACCGGATCGACGAGCTGATCGACCTGGTGACGTTCGCGCCGGCGATCTTCCAGGGCAATCAGGCGAGTGCCGAGGCGCGCGCGGCGCTGGAGAGTGCGGTCGACCTGGTGTCGTCGGCATCGGTGATCGTGCTCGCGACCCCGGTCTACAAGGGCAGCTACACGGGCCTGCTGAAGAGCTTCCTCGACGTACTGCGACCCTCGGCGCTGGCGGGTGCAGTGGTAGTGCCCGTCACGGTCTCCGCCGCCCCGAGCCACAAACTCCTCGCCGACCAGCACCTCCGCCCGGTCCTCGCCGAACTCGGCGCCAGCGCCCCGGTCCCCGGCGTCATCCTGGAGGAGACCGACCTGGAAGACCTCCAGGTCGTCCTCTCCCCCTGGGTCCGCACCAACGCCCCGATCATCCAGGCCACCACCATCGCCCTCCAACCAATCGCCGAACCCACCCCCGCGCGCTAGCACAAATCCCGCGCGAGCAGGCCGGGTGGCGCCTATCGTCGGCCCATGGGAGATCGCGAGCGGATCGAGCGGAACCGATCTGCCTGGGACCTGCGCGCCGCGGCACATCTGTGGTCCGAGTTCTACGACATCGACGGGTTCAGGGCGGGCCGGAGCTCGCTGCGGTCGTTCGAACTCGAGACACTCGGCGACGTGCGCGGTCAACGGTTGCTGCACCTGATGTGCGACTTCGGGCTGGACACCTTGTCGTGGGCGAGGTTGGGCGCCGAAGTCACCGGCGTGGACTTCTCCGGCGAGGCGATCGCGGCTGCCCGCGCCTTGGCCGCTGAGGCCGGGTTGGCTGCGCGGTTCGTACAGGCGGATGTGTACGACGCGGCGGACGTGCTGGAACCGGCGTCGTACGACGTGGTGGTCGCGACGTACGGCGTGCTGGTCTGGCTGCCGTCGCTGGACGAGTTCGCCCGGGTGATCGCGCGGTTGCTGCGACCGGGCGGTGTCGTGTTCCTCGCCGACTTCCATCCGATGCAGTCGATGGTGGACGAGGACCTCCGGGTGCGTACGTCGTACTTCCGGAGCGGCGCCGTCGATCGCGAGGTGACGGTGAGCTACACCGGTCAGGTGTTACCGGAGCATGGACAGAGCACGTGGCCATGGACCGTCGGTGGACTGGTGAACGCGCTGGCCGGCGCCGGGCTGCGGATCGAGCAGTTGCACGAACTGCCGGTGGACCTGCGTCAGCGAAGTGCGGCGATGGTCCAGGGCACCGACGGTCTGTGGCGGCTGCCGGGCGATCCGGTGCCGTTGCTGCTGACGTGTCGCGCCGTGCGGGACCGGTCAGCCGTCCAGGCGTGGGCCGAGGTGAAGCGCCTCGAAACGGTTGGACAGGTCGTCGATCCAGGCGGTCGGGGTTCGGTGGTCGGGGAGCGGGACGTTGGCTTCGCTGCGCCAGAGGGCGTCGCCGAGCATGGTGCGTAGGTGCCAGGCCATGATGCGGTCAGGCGACAAGCGGTGGCCGGTCAGGTCTTCGTAGTGGCGCAGCGTCGCTTGGAGCAGGTCGACGCCTGGTCCGGTGCCGGGGAAGCAGCGTAGGTCGTACTCCGGTTCGGCGGTCCCGGCGGTTTCGAAGTCGACCACCACGCGGAGGTCGTTGCCTGCCCAGACCTGGTTGCCGCCGTGGAGATCGCCGTGGGCCAGCACGGTCGGTGCCGGCGCGGCGAGGACCGCGTCGGCCCAGTCGCACCAGCGCAGTACGGACTCCACCTGATCCGGCCGGATCCAGCGGCCGAACCGCTCCCGGATCGTCGCGGTCGTCGCGGGCGGCAGCAGCACCGGCTGAAGCCCACCCGTCAGGCGTTCGACCCGCGCGACGGTTGCCGGATCGTGCAGCGTGGCCAGGAAACCGGCCAGTTGCCGGCCCGCCTCCTCTCGGTCGATGGAGTCCACCACTTCGAAGAGCGTCGTACCCGGAACTCGCCTCGTCACCAGCAGCACCGGGTCGAGGCTGCCGGCGACCACCTCCGGAAGGAACGGGACGCCGGGTTCAGCGGCCAGCGCCGCCAAGACCTGGATCTCGTGGGCCACTCGCAACGCCGCGGGTCGGGACCACGCGAACTTCAC containing:
- a CDS encoding methyltransferase domain-containing protein; this encodes MGDRERIERNRSAWDLRAAAHLWSEFYDIDGFRAGRSSLRSFELETLGDVRGQRLLHLMCDFGLDTLSWARLGAEVTGVDFSGEAIAAARALAAEAGLAARFVQADVYDAADVLEPASYDVVVATYGVLVWLPSLDEFARVIARLLRPGGVVFLADFHPMQSMVDEDLRVRTSYFRSGAVDREVTVSYTGQVLPEHGQSTWPWTVGGLVNALAGAGLRIEQLHELPVDLRQRSAAMVQGTDGLWRLPGDPVPLLLTCRAVRDRSAVQAWAEVKRLETVGQVVDPGGRGSVVGERDVGFAAPEGVAEHGA
- a CDS encoding VOC family protein, which encodes MAVSLESVVFDCADAQTLATFWAGVLSSEVDADGNQYFATVNRTAPGTTLMFIQVPEPRTGKNRLHVDLAATEWAAEIDRLVGLGAKRVDEHDEYGTHWITLADPEGNVFDVAEHKG
- a CDS encoding histidine kinase — protein: MRQRPGPVRRGAAGLAGLTAGALLAPFELLAVVSGALALVAAGVTPRTRARVEHLVHRCARQLSAVEVWRLDRFHGIRDLGPYDDRAAWAYLLRRWPIGALGGLVVLLLLYGLAVAGTMVSAWLFDGSWGYIESADRVSTETMAVAAVPGALLLYINVMGLAGVVDLDTKLARRHLTPSVEEALTRRISELTVSRAEVVEVVNEERRRIERDLHDGLQQRLVALGLLLSRARRAQDPVLAGDLVRQAHEESELALADLRDVAWRVYPTALDKLGLEEVLAALTERSGIPVRLHYDLPARPPAGVETAAYFVISEALTNAVKHSGANKIDITLTPTTSQPPGLLVTVTDDGKGGADVTGRGLTGLAGRVVANDGKLTVSSPPGGPTTIQAEFPCA
- a CDS encoding response regulator transcription factor; the protein is MRVILAEDSTLLREGLVRLLVEEGHEVLDAVGDGDALVTAVRTADAAGALPDVVCVDVRMPPTHTDEGLRAALTIRETWPAVGVLVLSQYVEKSYAGELITSGQERVGYLLKDRVMRVEEFLDALDRVGSGGVALDPEVVRQLLSRTTHTDPLEKLTGREREVLAAMAEGHNNSSIAGRLFISPSAVEKHANSIFDKLGLSHSPGLNRRIRAVVTYLST
- a CDS encoding DedA family protein — translated: MLTTTNLGTMTAAQATQEPTGGVAGWAIELMERLGAPGAGLAVALENLFPPLPSEVILPLAGFAASRGDLGLLSAIVFTTLGSVVGALALYGVGAVLGRDRTRALAEKLPLVKLRDVDKAESWFARHGPKAVLIGRLVPVVRSLISVPAGVERMRVAVFLPLTAIGSLGWNSLLITAGHQLGERWHLVESSVGVFQKLVIVAAVLAVVAFVVVKVRARSDTGSDTGSNTEKVQ
- a CDS encoding NAD(P)H-dependent oxidoreductase; the protein is MPSAGLESQVVPEPPAWPQSVVTVVGNPRAGSRTAAAAASVAELLASELGTPYRIDELIDLVTFAPAIFQGNQASAEARAALESAVDLVSSASVIVLATPVYKGSYTGLLKSFLDVLRPSALAGAVVVPVTVSAAPSHKLLADQHLRPVLAELGASAPVPGVILEETDLEDLQVVLSPWVRTNAPIIQATTIALQPIAEPTPAR
- a CDS encoding 6-phosphogluconolactonase; translated protein: MTVAAEHAPQVRVCQDRTDLGRVAGGLAAATIRQAIAHSGRARIMLAAAPSQTATLTALAAEPDVDWSKVECFHMDEYVGLAPDAPQAFRSWLRRTFLDQVPQATFHPLVPEDGPDAYAALMGDEPFDLVLFGLGVNGHLAFNDPPADFGDPQAARLVALDETSRRQQVDEGNFPTLAEVPTHAVTVTIPRLLNAHALIGSVPGAVKRQAVQDTLTQPIGPDHPGTALRTHPAVQLFLDTESTP
- a CDS encoding TetR family transcriptional regulator; protein product: MSLRDRQRADTRHRIQRQALRLFTDRGYDATTVNDVADAAGVSAMTVYRNFPTKEDLVLYDDFEQLTASTLTALPATGSLTDRIGRTTLAILELAAANEHELLLARLRLMIATPALQARHLDSQFRLQEAFVNAICADDPSLEYGARAAASAVLGVTHTALLRWAAADGEADLVDLFREAFTAAFGHAP
- a CDS encoding SDR family oxidoreductase, yielding MNDRVALVTGASRGIGRAIAERLAAAGAEVAVHYHRDKAGAEETLARIGGRGFVVGAELGVPGDVDAVLEQVTAGLAGRRLDVLVNNAAASPAGPIGTDSEAAFDRLMAVNVRAPYFLIQRLLPVLADDGRIVSITSVATRMANPAQTSFAMTKGALETMTRTLAQELGARGITVNAVAPGATRTEANGEIFEAPGLTELIVAHTALGRLGSGEDVAEVVAFLASPAARWITGQVVDASGGLHLGVG